A segment of the Siphonobacter curvatus genome:
TTGGCGGCCTCTGACTGAATCACGGCGGAGGCCGCTCCGTAATCTCTCTATGCAATGAAAAAAGTACTCTTTACCTTTCTGGCTGCGGTGTGTATGATCTCGGCCACGTTTGCTCAGAAAAACAACGCCATTACCGTTGCTTCCTACAACATTCGGTACAATAATCCCGGCGATGGCGAGAATGCCTGGCCCAATCGTAAAGACAATCTGAAAGCTCAGGTTCGCTACCATGATTTCGATGTCTTCGGGGTACAGGAAGCTCTGGTAGGTCAATTGAAAGACATTGCCGAAGGCAGCGAATATACCTACTTCGGAGCAGGCCGTGACGACGGAAAAGAAGGGGGTGAACACTCCGCGATTTTCTACAAAAAAGACCGCTTCAAAGTACTGGACTCGGGAAATTTCTGGCTGAGCGAAACGCCCGAGAAACCTGGCAAGGGCTGGGATGCAACCTGCTGTAACCGTATTTGTTCCTGGGTGAAATTACAGGATCAGCAGACCAAAAAGCAGTTTTACTTTTTTAATGTACACTTTGATCATGAGGGCGTGGTCGCTCGTCGGGAATCGGGGAAATTAATGGTGAAAAAAATCAAGGAAATCGCCAAAGGAGCACAGAGCATTTGTACGGGAGACTTCAACTCAACGCCCGAAACCGAGCAGATCAAGGAAATGCAAACCTTGCTGAATGATTCACGTCAGGTGACTAAAATGCCGCCGTACGGTCCGGTAGGAACGTTCAATGCCTTTAAATTCGACGCTCCGATGAAAGATCGGATTGATTACGTCTTTACAAGCAAGTCCATTCAGGTACTCAGCTACGCTACCTTTAACCAATCCCTGAATCAGCGTTATTTCTCTGATCACCAGCCGGTGGTCGTGAAACTGGTGATTCAGTAACGCAAGGCACTGATTGATCGAACTTCCCGGAGCGATTCGGGAAGTTCTTTTTTTGCCGGAATTTCTGGGAAGGCAGCTTTATTCCCTTTCTTTGCGACGAACCTTAGTAACGGACGAATGAGTCATTCTGCGTACACTCCCGAGCAACTGGAAGACATGTTGGGACGCCATCGAAAAAAATGGCACGAAAAGAAAATTCTGCGGATCATTTATTCCGAGTGGTATCAGATGATTCTTAAGGATTTGAGTCCCGTATCCGGTCCAACCGTAGAACTCGGGGGCGGGGGAGGCAATTTTAAAGAGTTCAAACCCGACGTCATCACTTCCGACATCGAGCCGCATCCCTGGATCGATCTGGTTTTCGATGCTCATCAGATGCCTTTTCAGGCGGGGGAAGTGAGTAATCTGGTGATGGTGGACGTCCTGCACCATTTGTCCAATCCGGTCCATTTTCTGGAAGAAGCCTATCGGGTGTTACAGCCAGGCGGGCGTCTAATTATGCTGGAACCGTATCCGTCGCCGTTTTCGCTGCCCGTATACCGGAAGTTCCACCCCGAGCCTTTCATCATGGACGTTGATTATTTCAACAAAACCGGTATCGATCAGAAAGATCCCTGGGATGCTAACCAAGCCATTCCGTATCTGCTTTTTTACCGGGATCGGAAGAAATTCCAGGAGCAATTCCAAGGTCGTTTTCAGATCAAACAGCAAAACCGCTTGAGCTGCATTCTGTACCCCGCCTCGGGTGGTTTCGAAAACAAATCCTTCATTCCCGACAGTCTGATTCCGCTATTTCAGTTTGCCGAAAAAATGCTCACGCCAGTACGATCGTTGCTGGCCTTCCGGTGTTACGTGGTGCTGGAAAAAATTTAATGAAGGGGTTGATAAATTTCATAGACCAACGTTCCCCGGTGGCTTAAGGCCGTGACTTTATGATAGTTGGGGTAGGAAGGAACCGCCTGATCGGGACTTAAAATCAGGTAGTCATAACGTACTGACAGGGGCTGGTTCATGTCAAGGACTAAGGAATCGGCCGCCTGTACATCTTTTTCGAGCAGAATCATGTGGAGCATGTGGTACTCGCTGACGAAGATCCGTTTCGGTGCGGTACGTACCAGTTGCCGGGCCAACTGCTGAGTGGTGCGGGACAAGTTTCCGGATCCTGGGAAATATAAATTGGAGATCGCATCCTGATACACGCGGAAGCTGTAGACGGAAAGCAGAAGGAGCCCGATCGCCATCCCGATCAAAAGGAGTTTGGGGGGTACATTCGCCCGTAAGAGTTGATACAGAAAATTACCCAAAGCCAAGCTCAGCCATACGCCCAAATACGTCCATACCCGACCTCCGGGAATAATGCCCTGCAACGCTACGACGATCATTCCCCCTAGAATTCCACACAGAAAAAGAATCGCCCAGGCGTTATCCGCAAAAGAACGAATGGATGCTTGGCTACGGTACCGATAACCCACGATCATAACCGCAAACAGAATAAGAACGAAGGCAGCTTGCTGCCATAAAAGCAGGGCATGCCACCGCCGTAAGAAGGTCTTCTGGTAGACATTAGTAATAATTTCGAAGACACTGAGCTTTTCAAAGAAACTATTAGCCTGAAAAAGTACGTCCCACCCATTGAATAAGAAGATGGGCAAGTACAAAAAGAAGATTCCTAAACCAATGGCTAATCCCGCCCAGCTGATTGCTGGCAAGTGCTGATACAGGCGATTTTTGAGGAGTGTATACGCAATAAACAGAAGCAAACCCAGGAAGGTATAAATGTACACGGGAATCGTATAGGCCCCTAAAACCGTACAAAGAATCAGCAGATGCAGGTAAAAAGGCTGGAACGATTTCAACCAGGCCCGTACGCTAAAGGCCGAGAGTAAAGCCAATAAACTAATCAGAGTATAACCACGTCCGTGGTGAGCAAATTGGCTGCTCAACGGTAGGATCAGGACCGTCAGTGTGGTGAAAAGGCTGCAAAGCAGTCCCCATTTTTTCAGACTGTAGATATACACCAGTGCTAACGTCAGGAGAAAATATACCAGCGAAACGCCACGAATCAAAACGAGAGGATTGATTAGGGACGTATCGAGTAGAGCATTGATCAGGTTATAAAAAACGTGATTATTGCCCTTCTGGTAGTACACCAACGTGAGTAGGAAGCCGGGTTTGCTACAGTTATAGTACGAGTAGAGTTCATCAATGTAAGGAGCATACTGAGTCAGGTAATAGATCCATCGGAAAACAGCCAGAGCGAGTATTCCCAGTAAAAAAAGAGTACTGAATCGATGCTGCAGAAAAACGGTACGCAGGGAAACAAAACGAGTCGTTGCCGTATGAATAAAGCTAGGAAAGGAAAACCCCAGCTTCTTTACGCAGAAAAGAAAAGCCACCAGAGTTACGAGTCCGTAGCCGAAGAAAAATAAAGAAAAATGATTATACCGATCTTCCGTTAAGTCCAGGGGTAGCAAATGAATAGCCGGAACAGCTGCGTACCGGGTACGTATCCAGCGGATGGCTTCCGGATACGTATAATCACTGGTAAGTTTAAAGAGTAGGGCAGAAAGGCTAACGAAAAGAAACAAAATTCCTAAATCCCAGCGGGTGATTTTTACTAGAGGGGGAGCTTGTCGCATTACTTTTAAATGTAATTACGTCATAAAGAAACGAGTCCCTAAATTAAGTAGTTACGCTTAACTTAGGAACTCGTTTGTATCGGAACAGGGTATTATTTCTTCTTCTGGTCTTTAGCCCAGGAATCTTTCAAACCTACGGTACGATTAAAAATCAGACGATCTTCTGTCGAATCGGTATCCAGATTGAAATAACCCTTCCGCAAAAACTGATACGCTTTACCGCTGGCATCCCGCAGACTAGGTTCGGCAAAAGCTTGTACCACTTGTAGCGAGTTGGGATTCAGGTGATCTTTGAAATCGCCTTCTGCTTCCGCTAAATCTTCCACCTGGAACAGACGGTCGTACAAGCGTACTTCTACAGGTACGGCATCCGCCGCGTTAACCCAGTGAATCGTGCCTTGTACTTTCAATCCAGACGTATCCGAACCAGATTTACTTTCCGGAACGTAAGTACAATGCAGTTCGGTTACTTTGCCTTCGGCGTCTTTCACTACCTCGTTGCATTCGATGATGTACGCACCTTTGAGCCGTACGCGATTGCCGGGAGCTAGCCGGAAGAATTTCTTCGGCGGGTTTTCCATGAAATCTTCGCGTTCAACCAGAATTTCGCGGGAGAACGTGACCGCCCGATTGCCTTCTTCGGGATTCTCAGGATTGTTTTCAATCGAAAGCTCCTCGGTTTGTCCCTCGGGATAATTCGTGATGACTACTTTGATCGGATCGGGATCAAGTACAACCATCACCCGCGTGGCTGTTTTGTTCAACTGTTCGCGTACGCAGAATTCCAGTAAGCCGACATCGATCAGGTTATCACGTTTGGCTACGCCGATGCGTTCGCAGAAATCGCGAATGGCTTCGGGCGTATATCCCCGACGACGAGCACCCGAAAGTGTGGGCATTCGCGGATCGTCCCAGCCTGCTACATGTCCTTCTTCCACTAATTGCTTGAGTTTCCGCTTGCTCATCACCGTATAGGTCAGGTTCAAACGCGCAAACTCGTACTGGTGAGAGGGGAAAATATCTAATTTCTCAATAAACCAGTCGTACAACGGACGGTGCGGAATGAATTCCAGCGTACAGATGGAATGAGTAATGTTCTCAATCGAATCCGATTGCCCGTGAGCAAAATCGTACATTGGATAGATGCACCATTCGTTGCCCGTCCGGTGGTGGTGGGCGTGTTTAATACGGTAAATCACCGGATCGCGGAAGTGCATGTTGGGCGAAGCCATGTCGATTTTGGCCCGCAGTACCCGACTGCCATCCGGAAATTCACCGGCTTTCATTCGCTCAAATAAATCCAGATTTTCCTCGATTGAACGATGCCGGAACGGACTTTCCTGACCGGGTTCGGTAGGGGTACCTTTCTGGCTGGCAATGGCCTCTGCTGTGGAATCATCCACATAAGCCAGGCCCAACTGGATCAATTTTTTTGCAAATTCGTACAGCTGAGCAAAGTAGTCGGAAGCGTATAGTTCTGCAGCCCAGTCGAAGCCAAGCCAGCGAACGTCCGCCTTGATCGAATCTACGTATTCAGTATCTTCCGTAATGGGATTGGTATCATCAAAGCGTAAATTGGTTTGTCCTCCGTATTTCTGGGCTAATCCAAAATTTAGACAAATGCTTTTGGCGTGACCCAGGTGTAGATACCCGTTTGGTTCGGGTGGAAAACGCGTCAGGACACGGCCTCCGTTTTTATTTTCACGGAGATCGTTTTCAACAATTTCTTCTAAGAAATTTAGGGACTTAACTTCTTTGGTCTCTTCCGTCATACTCGGTGCGGCTCGTTTGGAAAGGCGAAAATAAAAACCTTCCTGTAATTTAATATGAAAAGGGTCATCACTATCCCTGATTTTCGTGAAATGATGACAATTTTTTAAACTGTTACCTTTGTCTTGCTAACAAAAAAGTATTCATTTCGGCTCGTTAATCCTCAACTTCTATGAAAAATATTCTTGTCGCGGTTGATTTTACTGAAAATTCACGGCCTGCTCTTGAATCCGCAATTTTCCTGGCTTCTAAAAGCGGAGCAACGTTACACGTCCTGCATACGTATCTGCCAGTTTACCCCATGACCGAAACCGTAAGCGGCCCACCCGTGACGGTGGAATGGGAGGAAACCTATCGGCTCTCCGCTCAAACCCAATTGGATACACTAACCGAAGAAATGCGGGGGCGTGGCCTATCTCCGGAAATTTATCTCGAACTCGGCCCCGTGGGACCCGTCGTAAAGGATATGGTAGAATCCCACGCCATTGATCTGGTCATTCTGGGTCGGAGTGAATCCGATAGCTGGCTATCAGACTTATTTGGCAGTACCGCTACACAGTTGGTGAATGATCTGACGGTACCCCTGCTGATGGTTCCTGCGGAATTTTCGCAACGTGGGTTTACCAAGATTGCTTACGCTACGCAGCTTGAATTTACGGAAACGCACGTACTGAAGGATTTATACCGTTGGGCCGATTACATGGGAGCAACGGTACAGATCATTAATGTGCAGGCCGATCACGAGCCTAGTGTTAATTCCGATGAAGAACTGATGAACGAAATTCGAGCGGCGTTTCCCGACCGTCATACTACCGTATTGCAGCGAAAAGCGGACTCCGTAGAAGAGGGGATTCAGGAATTGTTGCACGATACGGAAGCCGATCTGCTGGTGATGAGTTCGCATCACCGAAATCTGTTTACGCAGATCGTGAATCCCAGTAAGTCTAAAAAGCTATTGCTCCACAGTCCAATTCCTACGCTGATTTTTCCGCTGGGCCGACTGAGTTAAGAGTGGTATGTATAAAAAGCAAGAAGTCCGAAGCAGTACTGCTTCGGACTTCTTGCTTTTTGTAATCTACTAGCGAACGATAACCACACGACCCGTCGCTTTAAAAGCCGGATCGATGATCGGATAGGATTGACCGTTCTGACTCAATTTCAGGCGATAGATATACGTACCGGGCGGAAGTCGATTCCCTTGATGGTCGGTTCCGTTCCAGAAATATTCGTTAGCTCCTACCCGCAGAGGCTGGGTTTCGTTACTGAGGATACGCAGCAATTGGCCCTGAAGCGTCATAATCTCAATGGTCATGGCATCGGGTAAACGGTCGCCCGTCAGTACCAGGTTAAATCGGGTATAGAGTTCCAGCGGGTTTGGACTAACCATAAACTGTTGCAGTCCCGTTTCCGCTTTGACCTGGAAATGGATGGCGTAAGGTAAAGCTCCGGCATTGTTACCGGCAACATCGCTACCCTGAGCCTGGAAAAAGTACGTACCTTCGGCCAGATTTTTAGGTTGGTAGGTTACCCGGAATTCATTCCCTGCCAGCGTATCCCATTTCATATTCGGGTTTTTGTAAGAAAGGCGTTGCAACGAACCTTCGGGTTGCTGCCAGTACAAGTTTACCCCTACCGTATCCTGTTTAATGGCGTATTTATTGGAATCTTTCACGCGAACGACGATCACCGGATTCGCCGAAACGTAATCCCCTTCGCGGATCGTCCGGCCATCAAACGTCACTTCCAGCGTCGGTGTCGTACGGTCGGCCTGCACGTTCAGAGCAAACGTAACGGTATTGTTGGTATAGCTTACTTCAGGTAACACCTGGGGATTGACACTAATCGAAAGACGATTTTCTCCAGCCTGCAAATTCCGGTACGTCAGCGACAGAGGAATCGACTTGGCCGCGGCTACCCGGTATTGTTTCGTAGTTGTAACACTGGCCGCGGCATTCGTAAGAGTTTCGGTGACCAGCAGCGAATCCGTAAAAGTGGCGGTGCTAAGTACATTGAAATTCAGGGCCTGCGTAAACGAAGCACCTTCTTCCAGCGTCAGCGGTAGCGTAGACAGGTACGAAGTACGTCCCTGTACGTATAAGGCTCCCTCCGGAACGCCTTGATACGAAACCAGCCAGCGTTTTAATTGTGGAGCCGTAGGACCACTGATTTTTTCCCGCAATCGCAAATACGGATACTGTTTGGCATCAATCTTACTGATGTCAATCAACGTTGAGGTGAGATTGGTGATCAATAGGGTTTCAGTACCCCGGGCGTCTACGCCGTATACGTCCAGGGAAGACTTTTGCTGCGTGTTTTTAGTAACCTGCTGGCGAATGGCACCCCAACGCGTGGTAGGACCAATCAGCGAAGAGGTCAGAACACCCGACGTGACCGATCCCGAAAAATCCCAGCGGCCGTTTCGCAACAACACCTGATCAGTCAGTACGTTTTCGAACTGCGTCGATTGACTTTGAGCCCAGCCGTCTTCCACGCCTTTGATATACGTGAATGAATACTTGGACCACTGGTTGGTACCGCTCACGGCCTGATCGGCATCGCGTACCCGCCAGTAATAGACGGTGCTGTCAGAAGCAAGCAGAGCTACTTTCCAGCCTTCGGCATTGCTGGAAGGCAACGTCGTTGTTTTTTTGAACGTACTGGTGAAGGCCGCCGACGTATCCAGTTCGAAGAGGATATTGCCCGCAGTTACGCTGGCATTCGTTGGCGTATATTCCGCCATCAGACGAGCCGTCGGTGCACCGTTTTCCTGGGTACCGACCATAGCAAAATCGTGTGGTAAGACAGGCCGGGCCAACGAACCGGGTAGAGCCAAACTGAGGAATGCTTTATTGTTTTGTTTGTTTAATTCATCAATTTGGTTGGTCGCATCGATCGTCACATCAAAGCGGTTAGTACCGCCGCTGTTGGCTGCGTTGGCTACGGTGAAGTACAACGTATCCTGATAGGCGACCGGGGCGTATTGACGCGAACCCAGGTCGATTTCACGACCGTTAGAAAGTGTCCGTTTCAGGCTGATGCTAAATGGCTTGACTAGGTTCCGACCAAGGTTACTCACCACCATGCCTACGCGGAAAGAATCGGCACTAGCTACGACTTCTTTGCCATCAAATCCTTTTAGAAATAAACCAGAATTAGTAACGGCGTAGTCGGGTTTCGTATAAGGAAAAGGAACGATGGCGGGATCGCCCTGCAGGACAAACTGTTGGGAGTGACCCAGAGCCATTTCGCCGGGATAGGCTTTTAAATACGTACGAATCGCCTTAAGTAAGGATACCCCAAACGATTGGCCCAGACCTAATTCGTTTTTGAACATCTGGTCGTAAAGTGCCGTGGAATAGCCGTTCAAATACGTAGGAAAACCGCTGAAACTGGTCGCAAGAGCCAGGATGGCTCCCCGATCGGCCGTATTCACCCAATCGGAGCTAAGGGGTACTGCAGCCAAGTTGTTATCGAAAATGTTACCGGCGTCACAACCATTGATGATCATGATCGGATACTTCCCTTTATTCCGGTATCCCAGCGACTCATTGGTCACGTATCCTACATCAATGTCGGAAATTTGAGCAGCAGCGTGACCAAAAAAAGTAACAATGCCTAAACCTTGATTGACCGGGCCTGAGATGTTAATAAACTCAACCGGATCATCCGTTTTTTTGGAAGTGATGGATACTTTGCCACCTAAATTATTCTTTTCGGCAATCGTCTTGTAGCTCTCAACGTAATTGCGGAATAAGTTGAGTTCGCCCGTAGTTTTACCCCCACTCAAGTGAAGGAAGGATTTTCGCCATAAAGCAGGCTCCTGACGTTCGTACTCTTTTACTTTATTTAAATAAGCTAATACTTCATTGGGCGTAGTCACGCTCAAACGACCTACAGGAATACCCGGAATGTCTTTTTCACCCGTTAAGCCTTCCACCGTAACCCAGTCAGAGCCGGGCCAGCCACCAGCGGGAACAAGGTTATTTTGGTAAAAGTCACCAATGAAGCGGTAAAACTGCGGAGCTATGGTTTTGCCTATCAAAAAGAGGTGCTCGGGTTTACCGTTTTGAATCATGTAATCCGTAAAGTGCCGAATGGCCACACCACTGCGTTCTCCGTAATTAAATTGATTGGCTAATAAATCAATATCTACTATCAGCGTATCGTGTTTACCACCGGCTGCCGAGGCCCGATAAGCAGCGTATTCTTTCACAATGTCTGCATAACCACCCGCCGGTTTCTGCAAGCGTTTATTGGTAACAATGAGGTAATTGCTTTTCGTAGGATCAATCTTACGGAAACCGATCCGTTGAATCGTAGCTACGGTTCTGGTTTCCCGATTCACCCAGAGATTTCGACCGGAAGTAGTCTGTGGAATGACCGCCGATAAAACGCCATTGTTCAATGTACCGCTAATGCGGCGGATCTGGTCGGGCTGGGTAATGTCATAAATTTGATCGCTTCCGGTAGCGGAGCCAAGCTGGATCAAGGAAGTGCCCGTCGTATTGGCTCGTAGCCGTAACGTTTTACCCATACTTACGCCCTGCATGGTGAGGGCTTGGGGGTAAGAAAGTTGCGTATAAACGACGTAGTTAGATTCATTTTCAAAGGTTCCTTTGGTAGAAAGAACATTTAAAACGTGTGACTGAGCCGATACATCCGTCCACTCGAGGGTAGTCTTGAATAACTTGAGATCGTAATTGGTGTAGGCAATTGTTCCCAAAAGCCGGTTCTGAGTCGCACTGATTCCGCCCCGAATTTCAAGGTTATGCGGATCAGCGGTGCCTCCATACACAGACAGTTCTAGTATAGGTTTATCGCCTGCCGTGTAAGGATTGGAAAGCGAAAAAGTATAATTCTTACTTTGTCCATTATTGATCCGAGCATCTGTATACCCTTTTCCGACTTCATAAGAGCTAATCGTCATTCCTGAAAGATAACGTACGCCAATTGGATACGTAGGACCAACGGGATAACCCGCTTTAAACAACAGAAGCTCATCCTGCCAATGAAAGGGTTCGGCCTGCAAAGCTCCCGGAGCCTGAGCCGCTACCGTTTCCATTCGTTTTCCAGGTTGATTGTCAAGTCGGTAGGTTAAGTAATAGTAAGTAGTATCGCTGAATAAACTTACTTTCGGGTTCGTCTGAAGCTTCGGATCCCGGTATAGCGAGGCATCCCGGCTGCCGTCATTGGGAACGCCGTAAAATTCAACGTAGTCGCTGGAGTCAAACGTTCCATCCGCTTGCCCATTTACCGTAATGGCCTGCTCCGTACCCTGTTTGAAGAGTTGGTAAGAAGCGGGATTCTTTTCAACCGGAAACCCAGCTTGTCGTAGCTGATCATAAGGAATCCGGTAAACGCCTTTCTCCCAGACCGGAATTTTGAAATACGTTTGTTCGTAGTTAATCCATTCATTACCAAATCGACCCTGCTGGGCGTAACTTCGGCTGAATAGCAGCAAACCAATGAAAAGAATATATAAAGTATAACGGTTGGCTAACATATAGGTGAATTATAGATTAGGGATAATAAGTTGGAATAAAGTACGCAATTTAAACAATTCTTTGGGTAGTAAATTCGTAAGCGGAATCATTATGAAAAATACGAGTACGGGTCTTTTTACTTTGGCCCATTGCTTCGCTCGTAGGGGTGAAGAAAGCCAGTCTAAGGCGGCTAGGCACCCCAGTAACGTAGCCGGGGCCAGTAGCCGATAGTTCAAGGAATCGAACGGGCTGATGAGTCGTAAAGTGGTAATGATCAAGCCATACAGACCCCCAGCGTAGAGGTACAGAC
Coding sequences within it:
- the porU2 gene encoding putative type IX secretion system sortase PorU2, yielding MLANRYTLYILFIGLLLFSRSYAQQGRFGNEWINYEQTYFKIPVWEKGVYRIPYDQLRQAGFPVEKNPASYQLFKQGTEQAITVNGQADGTFDSSDYVEFYGVPNDGSRDASLYRDPKLQTNPKVSLFSDTTYYYLTYRLDNQPGKRMETVAAQAPGALQAEPFHWQDELLLFKAGYPVGPTYPIGVRYLSGMTISSYEVGKGYTDARINNGQSKNYTFSLSNPYTAGDKPILELSVYGGTADPHNLEIRGGISATQNRLLGTIAYTNYDLKLFKTTLEWTDVSAQSHVLNVLSTKGTFENESNYVVYTQLSYPQALTMQGVSMGKTLRLRANTTGTSLIQLGSATGSDQIYDITQPDQIRRISGTLNNGVLSAVIPQTTSGRNLWVNRETRTVATIQRIGFRKIDPTKSNYLIVTNKRLQKPAGGYADIVKEYAAYRASAAGGKHDTLIVDIDLLANQFNYGERSGVAIRHFTDYMIQNGKPEHLFLIGKTIAPQFYRFIGDFYQNNLVPAGGWPGSDWVTVEGLTGEKDIPGIPVGRLSVTTPNEVLAYLNKVKEYERQEPALWRKSFLHLSGGKTTGELNLFRNYVESYKTIAEKNNLGGKVSITSKKTDDPVEFINISGPVNQGLGIVTFFGHAAAQISDIDVGYVTNESLGYRNKGKYPIMIINGCDAGNIFDNNLAAVPLSSDWVNTADRGAILALATSFSGFPTYLNGYSTALYDQMFKNELGLGQSFGVSLLKAIRTYLKAYPGEMALGHSQQFVLQGDPAIVPFPYTKPDYAVTNSGLFLKGFDGKEVVASADSFRVGMVVSNLGRNLVKPFSISLKRTLSNGREIDLGSRQYAPVAYQDTLYFTVANAANSGGTNRFDVTIDATNQIDELNKQNNKAFLSLALPGSLARPVLPHDFAMVGTQENGAPTARLMAEYTPTNASVTAGNILFELDTSAAFTSTFKKTTTLPSSNAEGWKVALLASDSTVYYWRVRDADQAVSGTNQWSKYSFTYIKGVEDGWAQSQSTQFENVLTDQVLLRNGRWDFSGSVTSGVLTSSLIGPTTRWGAIRQQVTKNTQQKSSLDVYGVDARGTETLLITNLTSTLIDISKIDAKQYPYLRLREKISGPTAPQLKRWLVSYQGVPEGALYVQGRTSYLSTLPLTLEEGASFTQALNFNVLSTATFTDSLLVTETLTNAAASVTTTKQYRVAAAKSIPLSLTYRNLQAGENRLSISVNPQVLPEVSYTNNTVTFALNVQADRTTPTLEVTFDGRTIREGDYVSANPVIVVRVKDSNKYAIKQDTVGVNLYWQQPEGSLQRLSYKNPNMKWDTLAGNEFRVTYQPKNLAEGTYFFQAQGSDVAGNNAGALPYAIHFQVKAETGLQQFMVSPNPLELYTRFNLVLTGDRLPDAMTIEIMTLQGQLLRILSNETQPLRVGANEYFWNGTDHQGNRLPPGTYIYRLKLSQNGQSYPIIDPAFKATGRVVIVR
- a CDS encoding class I SAM-dependent methyltransferase yields the protein MSHSAYTPEQLEDMLGRHRKKWHEKKILRIIYSEWYQMILKDLSPVSGPTVELGGGGGNFKEFKPDVITSDIEPHPWIDLVFDAHQMPFQAGEVSNLVMVDVLHHLSNPVHFLEEAYRVLQPGGRLIMLEPYPSPFSLPVYRKFHPEPFIMDVDYFNKTGIDQKDPWDANQAIPYLLFYRDRKKFQEQFQGRFQIKQQNRLSCILYPASGGFENKSFIPDSLIPLFQFAEKMLTPVRSLLAFRCYVVLEKI
- a CDS encoding universal stress protein, with product MKNILVAVDFTENSRPALESAIFLASKSGATLHVLHTYLPVYPMTETVSGPPVTVEWEETYRLSAQTQLDTLTEEMRGRGLSPEIYLELGPVGPVVKDMVESHAIDLVILGRSESDSWLSDLFGSTATQLVNDLTVPLLMVPAEFSQRGFTKIAYATQLEFTETHVLKDLYRWADYMGATVQIINVQADHEPSVNSDEELMNEIRAAFPDRHTTVLQRKADSVEEGIQELLHDTEADLLVMSSHHRNLFTQIVNPSKSKKLLLHSPIPTLIFPLGRLS
- a CDS encoding glutamine--tRNA ligase/YqeY domain fusion protein, with the protein product MTEETKEVKSLNFLEEIVENDLRENKNGGRVLTRFPPEPNGYLHLGHAKSICLNFGLAQKYGGQTNLRFDDTNPITEDTEYVDSIKADVRWLGFDWAAELYASDYFAQLYEFAKKLIQLGLAYVDDSTAEAIASQKGTPTEPGQESPFRHRSIEENLDLFERMKAGEFPDGSRVLRAKIDMASPNMHFRDPVIYRIKHAHHHRTGNEWCIYPMYDFAHGQSDSIENITHSICTLEFIPHRPLYDWFIEKLDIFPSHQYEFARLNLTYTVMSKRKLKQLVEEGHVAGWDDPRMPTLSGARRRGYTPEAIRDFCERIGVAKRDNLIDVGLLEFCVREQLNKTATRVMVVLDPDPIKVVITNYPEGQTEELSIENNPENPEEGNRAVTFSREILVEREDFMENPPKKFFRLAPGNRVRLKGAYIIECNEVVKDAEGKVTELHCTYVPESKSGSDTSGLKVQGTIHWVNAADAVPVEVRLYDRLFQVEDLAEAEGDFKDHLNPNSLQVVQAFAEPSLRDASGKAYQFLRKGYFNLDTDSTEDRLIFNRTVGLKDSWAKDQKKK
- a CDS encoding endonuclease/exonuclease/phosphatase family protein, with the translated sequence MKKVLFTFLAAVCMISATFAQKNNAITVASYNIRYNNPGDGENAWPNRKDNLKAQVRYHDFDVFGVQEALVGQLKDIAEGSEYTYFGAGRDDGKEGGEHSAIFYKKDRFKVLDSGNFWLSETPEKPGKGWDATCCNRICSWVKLQDQQTKKQFYFFNVHFDHEGVVARRESGKLMVKKIKEIAKGAQSICTGDFNSTPETEQIKEMQTLLNDSRQVTKMPPYGPVGTFNAFKFDAPMKDRIDYVFTSKSIQVLSYATFNQSLNQRYFSDHQPVVVKLVIQ